The Chaetodon trifascialis isolate fChaTrf1 chromosome 17, fChaTrf1.hap1, whole genome shotgun sequence genome has a segment encoding these proteins:
- the LOC139345704 gene encoding brevican core protein-like produces MLLRRSRHVQILPLLIAVCRLTLAFPTQTPSAFDDVRQLQVSIPHSGPVSAPLGSSISIPCLVSLSSAPTSSSSSPVAPRVKWTVVSGGVETQILVARGQRVKVNEAYRDRAAWLNYTSSPDDLSLWLGDLRSSDSGHYRCEVQQGLEDASDLVQLKVKGVVFHYRDTLGRYAFSFLQAQRACEAIGAQIATPDQLLAAYYDGYEQCDAGWLADQSVRYPIQVPREGCYGDMDGQPGVRNYGTMDPDDLFDVYCYVEQTEGEVFHDSIPQQLTFDEAQSYCRATGAQLATTAQLYFAWSEGLDRCSPGWLSDGSVRYPIITPRERCGGPQAGVKTLYRFSNQTGFPEPSSLHDVYCFKDNRNTQTDSPMDYMATEPEDIEQDVVILMETDQELQLNQHAEQVELKAQRVVESFPLFSNRSTEETLVETHPTVISHTRESSVNTTPTVDLLQAVDYTLTPTEISYDSQHPATLMNSTVNTTHIYNSQQNTSLLSSVYNDTDSHHILNLTFHWSEHESTTGFPQSPYEPHTYNQTITDTNPEENMQPSERPMVSKETQETNLNFERSQANYSETDSNHTQEESFREVKLEEAAVEDPVQMSVSTQASKEEEVVTQPAQTTESSIKDLTSLWTPLDGSGDISQERDPDVEAVGVMSKSESSTSSFSTHPSPSASASSAPAESQTALPDLTVSSVSQHSDRLGLDILSTASQLWESSISRQEGSTSLEIEDTVTMESEERQLYPTKSEDDLISGVSLATTESPEGLNTTQLPTDPTTARYRTSGYRVYLDTATTGYEEASGHEAGTVTETLGEDVEVAPTVEQDVKVSQISEEENKVNLTLEEEVTVSPTPEEEIKVSPTLQEKAEVSFSLEDEVTVAPTLAHEEEANIAPTLEEVNVAPTLASEDEADIAPTLTLKEQANVAPTLEDQGSIAPTLGEEANAAPTLVEEANVAPTLEVEANVAPTLGEEANVAPTLGEESNIAPTSEEDFTVFPLDLQTSSWALLTSTPGPQESLNDLEYSRKTSTITSSASPDSSSSTKPTAATMKTTTTAITTTTHWFRRNWSPTTSAPKVFHKTAEPKKVTAFIPPVDQGLVDVEFSLTQPPTLLILPNERAAVGGTGKASDACVDDPCLNGGTCTDRDGQIKCLCLPTYGGNFCQTDVEQCEPGWDKFHGFCYRHFGQRLSWEVAEQHCRMQGAHLVSIMTPEEQNYINSNYKEYQWTGLNDKTIEDDFRWSDGNPLLYENWYRGQPDSYFLSGEDCVVMVWHDDGRWSDVPCNYHLAYTCKKGTSSCGPPPKVRNTSIFGKVRLRYETNAVVRYHCAQGFQQRLSPLLRCLSGGRWERPQILCIPEGGGPTQHPEVTSLTNSNFAAAEDEFEATKETPQYWDIKF; encoded by the exons ACATGTCCAAATACTTCCACTTCTCATTGCAGTCTGCCGTCTCACTCTGGCCTTTCCCACCCAAACTCCATCTGCATTTG atgaCGTccggcagctccaggtgagcatCCCCCACTCAGGACCGGTTTCTGCCCCACTGGGCAGCTCCATCTCCATCCCCTGCTTGGTATCTTTGTCCTCCgcacccacctcctcctcttcctcccctgttGCACCACGAGTCAAGTGGACTGTGGTGTCCGGTGGGGTGGAGACGCAGATCTTGGTGGCACGGGGTCAAAGGGTGAAGGTAAACGAAGCATATCGAGACCGCGCTGCCTGGCTCAACTACACATCCTCCCCTGATGATCTGTCACTGTGGTTGGGAGATTTACGCTCCAGTGACTCGGGCCACTATCGCTGCGAGGTGCAGCAGGGCCTGGAGGACGCCAGCGACCTCGTACAACTCAAGGTCAAAG GGGTTGTATTCCACTATAGAGACACTTTGGGACGCTATGCATTCTCCTTCCTTCAGGCCCAGAGGGCTTGTGAGGCCATTGGGGCCCAAATCGCCACTCCTGACCAGCTGCTGGCGGCTTATTATGACGGCTATGAGCAGTGTGACGCAGGCTGGCTGGCAGACCAGTCTGTCAG GTACCCAATTCAAGTGCCCCGTGAAGGTTGTTATGGAGACATGGATGGCCAACCAGGAGTGAGAAACTATGGGACAATGGATCCAGATGATCTATTTGATGTTTACTGTTATGTGGAACAAACTGAGG GAGAGGTGTTTCATGACTCCATCCCACAGCAGTTGACATTTGATGAAGCACAGTCATACTGCAGAGCAACAGGAGCACAGCTGGCTACAACAGCACAGCTGTACTTTGCATGGAGTGAAGGTCTGGACCGTTGCAGCCCTGGCTGGCTGTCAGATGGCAGTGTCCGCTATCCCATCATAACCCCTAGAGAGCGCTGCGGAGGGCCTCAGGCAGGCGTCAAAACCCTCTACCGCTTCAGCAACCAAACTGGCTTCCCAGAGCCATCAAGCCTTCATGATGTTTATTGCTTCAAAG ATAATAGAAATACTCAAACCGACTCTCCCATGGACTACATGGCCACAGAGCCTGAGGACATTGAGCAAGATGTTGTTATTCTTATGGAAACAGACCAAGAGCTGCAACTGAACCAACATGCAGAACAGGTGGAGCTCAAAGCTCAAAGGGTGGTCgaatcatttcctcttttctccaaCCGTTCCACTGAGGAAACCCTGGTTGAAACACACCCGACAGTTATATCACACACAAGAGAGTCTTCCGTCAACACCACACCTACAGTGGACCTCCTCCAGGCAGTGGATTACACTTTAACTCCTACAGAAATTAGCTATGACTCCCAGCATCCTGCAACACTGATGAACAGCACTGTCAACACCACACATATCTACAATTCCCAACAAAACACATCATTACTGTCCAGTGTTTACAACGACACAGATTCCCACCACATCTTGAACCTCACCTTTCACTGGTCTGAGCATGAAAGTACCACAGGGTTTCCCCAATCACCATATGAACCTCACACGTATAACCAGACAATCACAGACACAAATCCAGAAGAGAATATGCAGCCGTCTGAGAGGCCAATGGTTTCcaaagaaacacaagagacCAACCTGAATTTTGAGAGATCGCAGGCCAATTACAGCGAGACAGACAGCAATCATACTCAAGAGGAGAGTTTCAGGGAGGTGAAGCTGGAGGAGGCAGCAGTCGAAGATCCTGTGCAGATGTCTGTCTCCACTCAGGcctcaaaagaagaagaagttgttaCACAACCAGCACAAACTACAGAATCTTCCATCAAGGATCTCACCTCCCTCTGGACACCTCTGGACGGCTCTGGGGATATTTCTCAAG AGAGGGACCCTGATGTGGAAGCAGTTGGCGTCATGTCCAAATCAGAGTCTTCCACTTCCAGCTTCTCCACTCACCCGTCACCCTCTGCTTCAGCTAGCAGTGCTCCTGCTGAGTCTCAGACTGCACTCCCTGATCTGACTGTCTCATCTGTGTCACAGCACTCTGACAGACTGGGCTTGGATATCCTCTCCACAGCATCACAGTTGTGGGAGTCTTCCATTTCTAGACAGGAGGGAAGTACAAGCTTAGAAATTGAAGACACAGTTACTATGGAAAGTGAAGAAAGACAGCTGTACCCGACAAAGTCTGAAGACGACCTAATTTCTGGAGTAAGCTTAGCTACCACTGAGTCTCCAGAGGGGTTGAACACCACTCAGTTGCCTACTGATCCCACCACAGCACGGTATCGAACATCAGGTTACAGAGTGTATTTGGACACTGCAACCACTGGGTATGAAGAGGCAAGTGGACATGAAGCTGGTACAGTTACTGAAACCCTTGGAGAAGACGTTGAAGTTGCTCCAACCGTTGAACAGGATGTTAAAGTTAGCCAAATTagtgaggaggaaaataaagttAACCTCACTCTTGAAGAGGAAGTTACAGTTAGCCCAACTCCTGAAGAAGAAATTAAAGTTTCCCCCACTCTTCAAGAGAAAGCTGAGGTTTCCTTTTCACTGGAAGATGAAGTTACTGTTGCCCCCACCCTTGCTCATGAAGAAGAAGCTAACATTGCTCCAACTCTTGAAGAAGTTAATGTTGCCCCAACCCTTGCTTCTGAGGATGAAGCTGATATTGCTCCAACCCTTACCCTCAAAGAACaagctaatgttgctccaaCCCTTGAGGACCAAGGTAGCATCGCCCCAACCCTTGGAGAAGAAGCTAATGCTGCCCCGACCCTTGTAGAAGAAGCAAACGTTGCCCCAACCCTTGAAGTGGAAGCAAACGTTGCCCCAACCCTTGGAGAAGAAGCTAATGTTGCCCCGACCCTTGGAGAAGAATCCAACATTGCCCCAACCTCTGAGGAGGACTTTACTGTCTTTCCTCTTGATTTGCAAACATCTAGCTGGGCTCTGCTAACCAGCACACCTGGACCCCAAGAGTCTCTGAATGATCTAGAGTACAGCAGAAAAACTTCCACCATCACCTCCTCAGCATCTCCAGATTCCTCCTCGAGTACAAAACCCACTGCTGCTACCATGAAGACAACTACCACcgccatcaccaccaccacccactgGTTCAGACGCAACTGGAGCCCGACCACCTCTGCACCGAAGGTTTTCCACAAAACAGCTGAGCCCAAGAAGGTGACAGCATTCATACCACCAGTGGATCAAGGTCTGGTGGATGTTGAGTTTAGTCTCACCCAGCCGCCCACCCTGCTTATCTTGCCCAATGAGAGGGCAGCTGTAGGCGGTACAGGGAAAGCTTCAG atgCCTGTGTGGACGACCCCTGTCTCAATGGAGGCACCTGCACTGACCGAGACGGGCAGATTAAATGTCTCTGTTTGCCAACATATGGAGGAAACTTCTGTCAGACCG ACGTGGAGCAATGTGAGCCGGGTTGGGATAAGTTCCACGGTTTCTGCTACCGACACTTCGGCCAGCGTCTGAGCTGGGAGGTCGCAGAGCAGCACTGTCGCATGCAGGGAGCTCATCTGGTGTCCATCATGACCCCTGAGGAGCAGAATTACATCAACA GCAACTACAAAGAATACCAGTGGACCGGTTTGAATGATAAGACCATTGAGGATGACTTCCGCTGGTCTGATGGAAACCCGCTG CTGTATGAGAATTGGTACAGAGGACAGCCAGACAGCTATTTTCTATCTGGTGAAGACTGTGTAGTGATGGTGTGGCATGACGATGGACGCTGGAGTGACGTACCCTGCAACTATCACCTTGCATACACCTGCAAGAAAGGCACCT CTTCCTGTGGTCCACCACCCAAGGTCCGAAACACCTCCATTTTTGGAAAAGTTCGACTGAGATACGAGACCAATGCAGTTGTGCGTTATCACTGTGCTCAGGGTTTCCAGCAGAGACTAAGTCCTCTGCTCAGGTGTCTGTCTGGAGGCAGGTGGGAGAGGCCCCAGATCCTGTGCATCCCTG AGGGCGGAGGTCCGACCCAGCACCCTGAAGTGACATCACTGACCAACAGCAACTTTGCCGCCGCTGAAGACGAGTTTGAAGCCACTAAAGAGACACCGCAGTACTGGGACATCAAGTTTTAA